Proteins from a single region of Hordeum vulgare subsp. vulgare chromosome 6H, MorexV3_pseudomolecules_assembly, whole genome shotgun sequence:
- the LOC123404749 gene encoding uncharacterized protein LOC123404749 — protein sequence MFLAKSKEWMQYQVMEGRKDMQEPDTAPVVQVPREPAIVINGVPNFPPDFASGSQLAVREAPRSRVDHFFGEWLVERKVRKWFGDKYYAGTVVWYDSGNNWYTVVYEDGDQEDLEWHELEEILLPLDTTIPLNTLVMDKFQHQNVVPDYRSNVASNQMVVRAANGQQSNNPPLPGWLQASASAGGNSLACLKPSDQPKKRGRPRKDRSTSGDIQPKKRDMPLIKDRRTSGDGQPKKRGRPPKEPGEKSMDRLKLDTVRAEKLKRESMLLRGALPGTQPF from the coding sequence ATGTTTCTAGCTAAATCCAAGGAATGGATGCAATATCAGGTCATGGAGGGGAGGAAGGACATGCAGGAGCCAgacactgcacctgttgttcaagtACCCAGAGAGCCTGCCATCGTTATCAATGGTGTCCCAAACTTTCCTCCTGATTTCGCATCTGGTTCACAACTTGCAGTAAGAGAGGCTCCGCGATCCCGAGTTGATCATTTCTTTGGTGAATGGCTAGTAGAGCGGAAAGTGAGAAAGTGGTTTGGAGACAAGTACTATGCAGGGACAGTTGTCTGGTATGACAGTGGAAACAATTGGTACACCGTTGTTTATGAAGATGGAGACCAGGAAGATCTTGAGTGGCACGAACTGGAGGAGATCCTGCTGCCGTTGGACACAACCATCCCCCTCAACACACTTGTGATGGACAAATTCCAACATCAGAATGTTGTTCCCGACTACAGAAGTAACGTTGCTAGCAATCAGATGGTGGTCAGAGCGGCAAATGGCCAACAGTCAAACAACCCACCGCTACCAGGGTGGCTTCAGGCGTCAGCATCAGCAGGGGGAAATTCTCTAGCATGTCTGAAACCTAGTGATCAACCTAAGAAAAGGGGCAGGCCTCGAAAGGATAGAAGTACATCAGGTGATATTCAACCTAAGAAAAGGGACATGCCTCTAATAAAGGATAGAAGAACATCAGGCGATGGTCAACCCAAAAAAAGAGGCAGACCTCCGAAAGAACCTGGAGAGAAGAGTATGGATAGGCTCAAGTTAGACACTGTCAGGGCAGAGAAACTGAAGAGAGAAAGCATGCTTCTGCGAGGGGCGTTACCTGGAACTCAGCCATTCTAA